ACGGTAGCATCCGGCCTAAAGAAGCTGTATCCTTAGGAGCTAAAATTTTAAATGAGCATTTAAATATCTTTGTTGGTTTAACTGATGAAGCTCAAAATGCTGAAATTATGGTTGAAAAAGAAGAGGATCAGAAGGAAAAAGTTCTTGAAATGACCATTGAAGAACTTGACTTATCTGTTCGTTCATACAACTGCCTTAAGCGTGCTGGAATTAACACGGTTCAAGAGCTAGCTCATAAGAGCGAAGAGGATATGATGAAAGTTCGTAATCTCGGACGCAAATCTTTGGAAGAGGTTAAGCACAAGCTTGAAGAGCTTGGCTTAGGACTTCGCAAAGAAGAATAATACCTTTTAGAATGATAGAAAAGTGCTCAGCAAAGGAGGGGACTTTAAATGGCACAACGTAAATTAGGTCGTCGTACTGCACCACGTATGGCACTACTTCGTGGTTTAGCAACTGACCTTATTATTCATGAGAGAGTAGAAACAACAGAAGCAAAGGCAAAAGAACTTCGCTCAACTGTTGAAAAAATGATTACACTCGGAAAACGCGGTGACATGCATGCGCGTCGTCAAGCAGCTGCATTTCTATATAATGCAAAGGCTAATGAAGAGGGCGACCAAGATGCGGTTCAAAAGCTGTTTTCAGATGTCGCTCCACGTTATCAAGACCGCCAAGGTGGATACACACGTATCCTGAAAGTAGGCGAACGTCGTGGAGACGGAGCAAAAACGGTGATTATAGAGCTTGTATAATAGACCGGTAGCACGAAAAGGGCAGGACACCAACATACGGTTGATCCCAGCCCTTTTTTTGTATCATTCGTTAATTTTAGATGGATAGTGTAGATGAAACGACAATAATTTTGTTGTTTAGACTATTTGCTTTTTGCTAGCTCCTAATTTATTTCCCCTGTTATTATAGTAAGAAAATAAGGTGTTCATTACCCGGGAAATAGTAAAAGAAGGGACAAAAAAGGTATGGACAAGCCATTAGTTTCATTTAAAGATGTTGAATTCAAGTATAGATCAGACGAGCCTCTAGTGTTGAAAGGGGTTAATTTTACTATTCAACCCAAGGAATGGGTAGCCATTATTGGTCATAACGGATCAGGAAAATCGACAATCGCTAAACTTATGAATGGACTCATTTTTCCCCAAAGTGGTTCTATCCAAGTAGGGGGATTATCCGTGAGTGAGGAGACAATTTGGGATATACGTTCTAAAGTTGGAATGGTATTTCAAAACCCAGATAATCAATTCGTAGGTACAACTGTAAAGGATGACGTAGCCTTCGGATTAGAAAATCGTGGCGTTCCACGACTGGATATGATTCAACGTATTGAAGAAAGTTTAAAAGCTGTAGGGATGGAAGCCTATGCTAATCATGAGCCACATCGACTGTCGGGTGGACAAAAGCAACGTGTGGCAATAGCTAGTGTCATGGCAGTTGCACCAGAAATTGTTATTTTGGATGAAGCAACTGCAATGCTTGATCCAAGAGGCCGAAAGGAAATCTTATCAACGATTCAAAATCTACGTAAAGAGAAAGAACTAGCGGTAGTCACCATTACCCATGACCTTCAAGAAGTAATGCTTGCAGATCGGGTTATTGTCATGAATCAGGGAGAAAAATGGTTAGAGGGAAGTCCAAGAGAGATCTTCTCCAGTTCTAATGAATTAAAAGAAATTGGACTAGATATTCCCTTTGTAACTAAAGTTACTGATGAATTGAGAAATATTGGTGTTACTATTGAGGGAGAACCGTTAAACCATGAGGAATTGGTGGAAAAACTATGGACATTATCTTCGACAAAGTAGGATATACGTATCAACCCAATACACCTTTTGAACATAGGGCTTTAAATGAGGTTAGCTTTCATATTCCCTCAGGAGCTTTCTTTGGTATTATTGGCCATACTGGTTCTGGGAAATCAACCCTTATTCAGCATTTGAATGGTTTATTAAAACCCACGGAAGGTCAAGTTAAGATTGGGGATTTTGTTTTAACTGCAGATGAGAAACCTAAAAACTTAAAAGATCTTCGCCAACGTGTTGGGGTTGTTTTTCAATATCCAGAGCATCAATTATTTGAAGAAACCGTTAAAAAGGACATTGCCTTTGGGCCGAAGAATTTTGGAGTACCTGAGAAACAAATAGAGAATCGAATTTTAGAAGCGATCGAAGCAGTGGGTTTATCAAAAGATTTATTAGATCGCTCACCTTTCGACTTAAGTGGAGGTCAAATGAGGCGTGTGGCAATTGCGGGTGTACTTGCTATGAAACCGAAAATACTCGTTCTAGATGAGCCAACAGCAGGTCTTGATCCACGCGGACACTTTGAAATTATGGAAATGTTCTCCCGGCTTCATAAGGAGCAATCCTTAACGACTGTTTTAGTGACTCACAGTATGGAGGATGCTTTAACTTATACAGATGAGATTCTGATTATGAATCAAGGACAAATGGTGACCACTTCTAAACCACTGGATTTATTTAAAGGGAAAGAATTTTTACGCGAAGTAGGGTTAGATGTTCCAGAAGTTATTGATTTTATAAGATTAGTTGAAACTCGTTTTCAGGTGGAATTTGACTTTGAAAAATATTCGATTCATGAACTAGCCGTTTGGCTTCGTGATGTGGTAGAACGGAGGGCTAATCAATGAATACAGTAATAGGGCAATATGTACCTGGTGATTCATGGATTCATAGGTTAGACCCACGAACTAAAATTTCAGTTGTATTCTTTTTCATTATCATCATTTTTATGGCTAATAACGCCTATACCTATGGACTACTTTCCATTTTTTCTTTATATGCGGCTTTTCTAACGAAAATTCATCCGACATTTATTCTAAAGGGACTAAAGCCTGTTTGGTTTTTAATAGCCTTTACTTTTATCCTTCATTTGCTTGTTACAAAGCAAGGGGATGTGGTTTTTAATCTATTTGGATTTAAAATTTATGATGAAGCCATTTATCAAGGAGTTAGAATTTCTATAAGATTTTTCTTGTTAATTTTAATGACATCCTTGCTAACCTTAACAACTACTCCTATTGAAATTACCGATGCAATAGAAAGCATGCTTCGGCCATTAAAGAAAATTAAATTTCCTGTACACGAACTGGCTTTAATGATGTCTATCTCACTGCGGTTTATACCTACTTTAATGCAGGAAGCAGAAAAAATTTCTCATGCTCAGGCATCAAGAGGAGTTGATTTGGCTTCAGGGCCATTTCGCGAAAGACTAAGAGCTGTTGTACCATTGTTAATCCCCTTATTTGTTAGTGCATTTAAAAGGGCAGAGGAATTGGCGATGGCCATGGAAGCTCGCGGATACCGTGGAGGAGAAGGAAGAACAAGTTTACGTGAACTTGTTCTTAAGAGAAATGATTATCTCTCTATGCTAAGTTTAGTCATTTTATTTATTGCATTACTTATATTGCGCAAATAAGCAGGTGGTTTGTATGAAAAGAATGAAATTCACGATCTCCTATGATGGAACTTTCTTTTCTGGTTACCAGGTTCAGCCTAATGGTAGAACTGTTCAAGAGGAAATAGAAAAGGTTCTAACCAGGATTCATAAAGGGGAGTTTACACGTATTACAGCTTCTGGGAGAACAGATGCGGGAGTACACGCCAAAGGACAAGTCATACATTTTGATACAAAATTAAACATCTCCTCTGATAAGTGGATTCGTGCATTACAATCTATGTTGCCACCAGACATTGTTGTGTTAGATGTAGAAGAAGTTTCCGATAGGTTCCATGCGAGATTTGATGTAATAGAAAAGGAATACAGATATCGAGTGCTCACACGTAACCATCCTGACGTTTTTCGTAGAAATTTTGTCTATCATTACCCTGGAAAATTAAATGAATCTTCCATGCAAGAAGCTTGTCAATTGTTTAAGGGAGAGCATGATTTCTCTTCCTTCTGTGGGAGTAATTCTATGATTAAAGGTGACAAAATAAGGACTATTTTTGACTGCAAATGTGAGGAAATAGAGGATGAGATCGTTTTTATCATTCGTGGAAATGGGTTTTTATATAATATGGTGAGAATCATAGTAGGTACCCTATTAGAAATTGGCAGGGGTGAGTATGGTCCTAGCCAAGTATTAGAAATAATAAAAGCAAAGGATCGACAAGTTGCTGGTAAAACAGCACCAGCACATGGCCTGATTTTGTGGGAAGTGAAGTATTGATAAAAAACAACGTGTCCTGGTGTAACATTTTCTTGACAGGACCCATGTAAGTATTATAATATGATCTATGGCATTTTATTTTTATTTCACGATTAGCCCCGGAAATCTATTCGTGTCGAGATAAAATATAGTTTTTGGAACAATCGAGAATTAGGAGGGAAAACCATGCGCTCAACTTTCATGGCGAATGAAAACAACGTGGAACGTAAGTGGTATGTTGTAGATGCAGAAGGACAAACGCTAGGTCGTCTAGCAAGTGAAATAGCATCTATCCTACGTGGAAAGAACAAGCCAACTTATACACCGCATGTAGATACAGGTGATCATGTAATCATCGTTAATGCATCAAAAATTGAATTAACAGGTAATAAACTACAAGATAAGATTTACTACCGTCACTCCAATCACC
The Bacillaceae bacterium S4-13-56 genome window above contains:
- the rplQ gene encoding 50S ribosomal protein L17 translates to MAQRKLGRRTAPRMALLRGLATDLIIHERVETTEAKAKELRSTVEKMITLGKRGDMHARRQAAAFLYNAKANEEGDQDAVQKLFSDVAPRYQDRQGGYTRILKVGERRGDGAKTVIIELV
- a CDS encoding energy-coupling factor ABC transporter ATP-binding protein, whose protein sequence is MDKPLVSFKDVEFKYRSDEPLVLKGVNFTIQPKEWVAIIGHNGSGKSTIAKLMNGLIFPQSGSIQVGGLSVSEETIWDIRSKVGMVFQNPDNQFVGTTVKDDVAFGLENRGVPRLDMIQRIEESLKAVGMEAYANHEPHRLSGGQKQRVAIASVMAVAPEIVILDEATAMLDPRGRKEILSTIQNLRKEKELAVVTITHDLQEVMLADRVIVMNQGEKWLEGSPREIFSSSNELKEIGLDIPFVTKVTDELRNIGVTIEGEPLNHEELVEKLWTLSSTK
- a CDS encoding energy-coupling factor ABC transporter ATP-binding protein gives rise to the protein MDIIFDKVGYTYQPNTPFEHRALNEVSFHIPSGAFFGIIGHTGSGKSTLIQHLNGLLKPTEGQVKIGDFVLTADEKPKNLKDLRQRVGVVFQYPEHQLFEETVKKDIAFGPKNFGVPEKQIENRILEAIEAVGLSKDLLDRSPFDLSGGQMRRVAIAGVLAMKPKILVLDEPTAGLDPRGHFEIMEMFSRLHKEQSLTTVLVTHSMEDALTYTDEILIMNQGQMVTTSKPLDLFKGKEFLREVGLDVPEVIDFIRLVETRFQVEFDFEKYSIHELAVWLRDVVERRANQ
- a CDS encoding energy-coupling factor transporter transmembrane protein EcfT, which produces MNTVIGQYVPGDSWIHRLDPRTKISVVFFFIIIIFMANNAYTYGLLSIFSLYAAFLTKIHPTFILKGLKPVWFLIAFTFILHLLVTKQGDVVFNLFGFKIYDEAIYQGVRISIRFFLLILMTSLLTLTTTPIEITDAIESMLRPLKKIKFPVHELALMMSISLRFIPTLMQEAEKISHAQASRGVDLASGPFRERLRAVVPLLIPLFVSAFKRAEELAMAMEARGYRGGEGRTSLRELVLKRNDYLSMLSLVILFIALLILRK
- the truA gene encoding tRNA pseudouridine(38-40) synthase TruA, producing MKRMKFTISYDGTFFSGYQVQPNGRTVQEEIEKVLTRIHKGEFTRITASGRTDAGVHAKGQVIHFDTKLNISSDKWIRALQSMLPPDIVVLDVEEVSDRFHARFDVIEKEYRYRVLTRNHPDVFRRNFVYHYPGKLNESSMQEACQLFKGEHDFSSFCGSNSMIKGDKIRTIFDCKCEEIEDEIVFIIRGNGFLYNMVRIIVGTLLEIGRGEYGPSQVLEIIKAKDRQVAGKTAPAHGLILWEVKY
- the rplM gene encoding 50S ribosomal protein L13 encodes the protein MRSTFMANENNVERKWYVVDAEGQTLGRLASEIASILRGKNKPTYTPHVDTGDHVIIVNASKIELTGNKLQDKIYYRHSNHPGGLKQRTADEMRTKYSEQMLELAIKGMLPKGSLGREMAKKLHVYAGAEHKHEAQKPEVYTLRG